The Streptococcus pluranimalium genome contains a region encoding:
- the cpsA gene encoding LCP family glycopolymer transferase CpsA, producing MSKHHRSKKRGTQTKKRYWQVADGFLIALFTIIATLTTYLVMSHHILNVKGLNWLMVIAFVVILAVATFFVLSKKLLKTIAVLLVVFSLLTGVFLYLTKTTLDATKRINESSFYSQVDMSVVVHKDSAINNLSEVTTLEAPTTSDKSNVEALLKQIKMDKGIEPSVQKVDSYQSAYAAIKGDTNKAMVMNSAYVSLLEQEDDSFRDNVRTLYTYTVRKEAEKQLKPKNEDVLNLYVSGIDTYGPINNVSRSDVNIIMTINFKTKKVLLTTTPRDSYVKIPDGGANQYDKLTHAGIYGVETSEKTLENLYDIEIDYYARINFNSFMNLIDVLGGVDVINDQAFTSRHGNFDFPVGKVTLTSEKALGFVRERYSLAGGDNDRGKNQEKVIAAIINKLSSINTITKFSSVLDGVSNSVQTNMPSEMMMDIANKQIESGGHYTVISQDVTGKGSTGELPSYAMPNSQLYMYSLDDTSVSTAKAAIQEVMEGK from the coding sequence ATGTCTAAACATCATCGCTCAAAAAAACGCGGCACACAAACAAAAAAAAGATATTGGCAGGTGGCAGATGGCTTTCTGATTGCCTTGTTTACGATCATAGCTACTCTAACAACCTATCTTGTCATGTCACACCATATTTTAAATGTTAAAGGTCTCAATTGGCTGATGGTTATAGCTTTTGTAGTGATATTAGCTGTAGCGACTTTTTTTGTGTTAAGCAAAAAATTGCTAAAGACCATTGCGGTTTTACTTGTTGTCTTTTCATTGTTAACTGGGGTATTTTTATACCTTACAAAAACCACACTTGATGCAACAAAAAGAATAAATGAATCTTCTTTTTATTCGCAAGTTGACATGTCAGTAGTTGTTCATAAAGATAGTGCTATTAATAATCTTTCGGAAGTTACGACATTAGAGGCGCCAACCACTAGTGATAAAAGTAATGTTGAAGCTTTATTAAAGCAAATCAAGATGGATAAAGGTATTGAACCATCTGTGCAAAAAGTTGATTCTTATCAGTCAGCTTACGCTGCTATTAAAGGGGATACCAATAAGGCAATGGTTATGAACAGTGCCTATGTCTCATTATTAGAGCAGGAGGATGACTCTTTTAGAGATAATGTCAGAACGCTCTATACTTATACTGTACGAAAAGAAGCTGAAAAACAACTTAAACCTAAAAATGAAGATGTTCTGAATCTTTATGTCAGTGGTATTGATACATACGGTCCGATAAATAATGTTTCAAGATCTGATGTTAATATTATCATGACCATCAATTTTAAGACGAAAAAAGTGCTTTTGACAACAACGCCTCGTGATTCTTATGTCAAAATCCCTGATGGTGGAGCAAATCAATACGATAAGTTAACACATGCAGGTATTTATGGTGTTGAAACATCTGAAAAAACACTCGAAAATTTGTATGACATTGAAATTGATTATTATGCAAGAATCAATTTCAACTCATTTATGAACTTAATAGATGTATTAGGTGGTGTCGATGTTATCAATGATCAAGCGTTCACAAGTAGACATGGTAACTTTGATTTTCCAGTTGGGAAAGTCACTTTGACATCTGAAAAAGCGCTTGGTTTTGTCAGAGAAAGATATAGTTTAGCTGGTGGAGATAACGATCGTGGTAAAAATCAAGAAAAGGTTATCGCAGCAATTATCAATAAATTATCAAGTATAAATACGATAACAAAATTCTCAAGTGTCCTCGATGGGGTAAGCAACTCTGTCCAGACGAATATGCCAAGTGAAATGATGATGGATATTGCTAATAAGCAGATAGAGTCAGGAGGGCATTACACGGTTATCTCACAAGATGTAACTGGAAAAGGCTCAACAGGTGAATTACCATCGTATGCTATGCCGAATTCTCAGCTTTATATGTATTCCTTAGATGATACAAGTGTTTCAACTGCTAAAGCAGCTATTCAAGAAGTTATGGAGGGAAAATAG
- a CDS encoding capsular biosynthesis protein CpsH has protein sequence MIDLGADVSYYNERPIEKNYQKALLKINPNILSRQTEDYFFNILNEVKNIAFDYVFFLKCEMPTEHILEAYRLAFPKSIFTLYMWDSLSNVVDIRKKLPYFDKVYSFDLADSKSHKDIFFRPLFFADDFKRTFDSKVTYRYDVSFLGTIHSDRYKIIKQVQAFLEANRKSYYFFNFLQSRFIYSFYCLTKAEFRGTKASDFDFIKLSSSDIAEIVDESKAVLDIQHPKQTGLTMRTIEMIGMNKKIITTNAAIKEYDFYNPTNICVIGRDDITIDPEFFETTYEPLSTEIYDKYSLRQWVLDVLK, from the coding sequence ATGATTGACCTTGGAGCCGATGTTAGCTACTATAATGAACGTCCAATTGAAAAAAATTATCAAAAGGCTTTGCTGAAGATAAATCCAAATATCTTATCACGACAAACAGAGGACTATTTTTTTAATATTTTAAATGAAGTTAAAAATATAGCTTTTGATTATGTCTTTTTTCTCAAATGTGAGATGCCGACGGAACATATCCTTGAAGCCTATCGTTTAGCCTTTCCAAAGTCTATCTTTACCCTCTATATGTGGGATTCGTTATCAAATGTCGTTGATATTAGAAAAAAATTACCTTATTTTGATAAAGTTTATAGTTTTGATTTGGCAGATAGTAAATCTCATAAGGATATCTTTTTTAGACCGTTGTTTTTTGCAGATGATTTTAAAAGAACTTTTGATAGTAAAGTAACTTATCGGTATGATGTGAGTTTCCTAGGAACTATTCACTCGGATCGATATAAAATCATTAAACAAGTCCAAGCATTTCTAGAGGCTAATCGGAAATCCTACTATTTTTTTAATTTTTTACAAAGTCGCTTTATTTATTCTTTTTATTGCTTAACCAAGGCAGAATTTCGTGGAACTAAAGCGTCTGATTTTGATTTTATCAAATTATCCAGTTCTGATATTGCCGAGATAGTAGATGAATCTAAAGCCGTTTTGGATATTCAGCATCCAAAACAAACTGGTTTAACCATGCGTACAATTGAAATGATTGGGATGAATAAAAAAATCATCACAACGAATGCAGCTATCAAAGAATATGATTTTTATAATCCAACTAATATCTGTGTTATTGGTCGTGATGATATTACAATTGATCCTGAGTTTTTTGAAACTACTTATGAACCTTTGTCTACCGAGATTTATGATAAATATAGTCTTAGGCAATGGGTTCTCGATGTTCTAAAATAA
- a CDS encoding NAD-dependent epimerase/dehydratase family protein has protein sequence MKKVLITGANSYIGTSFEKWLEQSENDYHVDTLDMIDPKWREFDFSNYDSIFHVAAIVHKNEKKMDPTLYDKVNRDLPIELATLAKSAGVGQFIFLSSMSVYGHEQEIITKSTVENPSTYYGKSKLAAEEGLKKLETESFAMVIIRPPMVYGPNATGNYARLSKLSKFTLLFPKISNQRSMIYIDNLLEFVRKSIDLSLSGIYFPQNKEYVNTSELVKIIRQVNGKRTLLVSLFNPMIKSFNNVTQINKLFGSLVYNQNLSQYNFNYQITDFETSVHLSEKELI, from the coding sequence ATGAAAAAAGTTTTAATTACCGGTGCTAATTCTTATATTGGCACATCTTTCGAAAAATGGCTTGAGCAATCGGAGAATGATTACCATGTTGATACGTTGGATATGATTGATCCGAAATGGAGAGAGTTTGATTTTTCGAATTATGATTCCATTTTTCATGTCGCAGCTATTGTACATAAAAATGAAAAAAAGATGGACCCAACCCTTTATGATAAAGTTAATAGGGATTTGCCAATTGAATTAGCAACATTGGCAAAAAGTGCTGGTGTAGGGCAGTTTATTTTTCTTAGTAGCATGAGTGTTTATGGCCATGAACAAGAAATTATTACGAAGAGCACTGTTGAAAATCCGTCAACATACTATGGAAAAAGTAAGTTAGCTGCAGAAGAAGGATTGAAGAAGTTAGAAACAGAGAGTTTTGCTATGGTTATCATCAGGCCGCCAATGGTGTATGGACCAAATGCGACTGGAAATTACGCAAGACTTTCCAAACTCTCTAAGTTTACATTATTATTTCCAAAAATATCTAATCAAAGAAGTATGATATACATTGATAATCTACTTGAGTTTGTACGAAAATCGATAGATTTATCATTATCAGGGATATATTTCCCACAAAACAAGGAATATGTGAACACAAGCGAACTAGTTAAAATCATTCGTCAAGTCAATGGCAAAAGAACTTTATTAGTTTCCTTATTCAATCCAATGATAAAGTCATTCAATAATGTCACTCAAATCAATAAATTGTTTGGAAGTTTGGTCTATAATCAGAATCTTTCCCAGTATAATTTTAACTATCAAATAACTGATTTTGAAACCTCAGTCCATCTTTCGGAAAAAGAATTGATTTAA
- a CDS encoding tyrosine-protein kinase: MAKLELNSKRKLDISKTEEYFNSIRTNIQFSGSDLKTIVVSSVQPNEGKSTTSTSLAVSFANAGFKTLLIDADIRNSVMTGTFVAREKYEGLTSYLTGNVRLNEVFCETDIENLLVIPSGQMSPNPTSLLQNRYFDQLLKKAREVFDFIIVDSPPIGLVIDAAIIANQCDASLLVVENGSIKRRFIQKAVEQLTQSGTPFLGVILNKVDLTKDSYGSYGSYGGYGSYGNYGKKSKEVLSKKTRTRVSK; encoded by the coding sequence ATGGCTAAGTTAGAACTAAATAGTAAGCGAAAGCTTGACATATCTAAGACAGAAGAGTACTTCAACTCAATTCGGACAAATATCCAATTTTCTGGAAGTGATCTTAAAACGATTGTTGTTTCATCAGTTCAACCTAATGAAGGGAAATCAACAACATCAACCAGTTTGGCAGTCTCTTTTGCAAATGCAGGATTTAAAACACTCTTAATTGATGCAGATATTCGAAATTCTGTCATGACTGGTACCTTTGTTGCCCGTGAAAAGTATGAAGGCTTAACAAGCTACTTGACTGGTAATGTTAGACTTAATGAAGTCTTTTGTGAAACAGATATTGAAAATTTACTAGTGATTCCATCTGGACAAATGTCACCAAACCCAACATCATTGTTGCAAAATCGTTATTTTGATCAACTTCTAAAAAAAGCTCGTGAAGTTTTTGATTTTATCATTGTTGACTCACCACCAATTGGTCTTGTCATTGATGCAGCTATTATTGCCAACCAGTGTGATGCTAGCTTGTTAGTCGTTGAAAACGGCTCTATTAAGCGACGCTTTATCCAGAAAGCCGTTGAACAACTAACTCAAAGTGGCACACCATTCCTCGGTGTCATCTTAAACAAAGTTGACTTAACTAAAGATAGCTATGGATCATACGGCAGCTATGGGGGTTATGGTTCATATGGGAATTATGGCAAAAAAAGTAAAGAAGTATTGTCTAAAAAAACAAGAACACGTGTATCAAAATAA
- a CDS encoding glycosyltransferase family 2 protein: protein MDKAVDLASISVVIPVYNGEESIERALESIRKQTKFEYIKEIIVVNDGSTDQTSQIIEQYSQNFPSLPISLINQNNGGVSSARNKGMSEAQGKWIALLDSDDEWFEDKIERQVAILQAHPEIFLLGGDFQPKPISILGRKITGLHRAKVEEICIVNFPQPSTAIFQSRVFEEIGGYDVTRSYAEDGQYFLKICNLYNCYYQPGQVVFYARGKRGFGASGLSANMKAMHQGNLQNFKELYDNNIISKQFYYFIIIFARVKYLRRILISWIRQTKNS, encoded by the coding sequence ATGGATAAAGCAGTAGATCTGGCATCTATTTCAGTAGTTATTCCAGTTTATAATGGGGAAGAGTCAATAGAAAGAGCCTTGGAATCAATCAGGAAACAAACTAAATTTGAATATATCAAGGAAATAATAGTTGTGAATGATGGTTCCACTGACCAAACAAGCCAAATTATTGAGCAGTATAGCCAAAACTTCCCCAGCCTTCCAATTAGCCTTATTAACCAAAACAATGGTGGTGTATCCTCAGCAAGAAATAAGGGAATGTCTGAGGCTCAAGGGAAGTGGATAGCTTTACTTGATTCTGATGATGAATGGTTTGAAGATAAAATCGAGAGACAGGTAGCTATTTTACAGGCTCATCCAGAAATTTTTTTACTTGGTGGTGATTTTCAACCGAAACCAATCTCAATTTTAGGGAGAAAAATCACAGGTTTGCATAGAGCAAAAGTTGAGGAGATTTGTATTGTAAACTTTCCTCAACCTTCAACTGCAATTTTTCAAAGTAGAGTGTTTGAAGAAATAGGTGGATACGATGTAACAAGAAGTTATGCTGAAGACGGTCAATATTTTTTAAAAATTTGTAATTTATATAATTGCTACTATCAACCTGGTCAGGTTGTTTTCTATGCAAGGGGAAAACGAGGTTTCGGTGCTTCAGGGCTTTCAGCAAATATGAAAGCAATGCACCAAGGAAACTTGCAAAATTTTAAGGAATTATATGATAATAATATAATTTCAAAACAATTTTATTATTTCATCATAATATTTGCCAGAGTAAAGTATTTAAGGAGAATTCTCATATCTTGGATAAGACAGACAAAAAACTCTTAA
- a CDS encoding acyltransferase, whose translation MKLQKLWWWLRLQFRKPFFAQVGQSSYLASSISLVGTKNIAIGNRVRIFPGNRMETYDGGRIIIGDNCSIGQNFHIVSANSDLNIGKSTTISGNVFITNVNHDYKKIGVHILEQDLVFQETIIGENCFIGFGATIQAGAKLGKQCIVGSNSVVIGDFPDYSVIAGSPARIVRKYDEETQEWIKQ comes from the coding sequence ATGAAACTACAGAAATTATGGTGGTGGTTAAGATTACAATTCCGCAAACCCTTTTTTGCCCAAGTTGGTCAATCTTCTTATTTAGCCTCTTCAATTTCACTAGTAGGAACCAAGAATATTGCCATTGGAAATCGTGTCAGAATTTTTCCAGGCAACCGGATGGAAACTTATGATGGGGGTCGTATTATAATCGGCGATAACTGCTCAATAGGTCAAAATTTTCATATAGTATCTGCAAATTCTGATTTAAATATTGGAAAATCAACAACCATTTCTGGAAATGTTTTTATTACCAACGTTAATCACGATTATAAAAAAATCGGCGTCCATATTTTAGAACAAGATCTCGTCTTTCAAGAAACTATAATCGGCGAGAATTGTTTTATTGGTTTTGGTGCAACCATTCAAGCTGGTGCAAAGCTTGGAAAACAATGTATAGTTGGTAGTAACTCGGTAGTAATAGGAGATTTTCCAGATTACTCAGTAATCGCTGGAAGTCCAGCTAGGATCGTTAGAAAGTATGATGAGGAAACACAAGAATGGATAAAGCAGTAG
- a CDS encoding polysaccharide biosynthesis protein, with the protein MGILQKIGYRLSRINRSVKRLTLIITDLLMIFVSALFTFWILQDSNQIFSQTHAIVFSIVSLTYLVISFQSGLFSILTRYTDYKTFINISISLLYSHLLLFICVNLFPIDILKYRFPFLSFIFSTVFVFTPRILWRLINDERLQKKNPSAEYVKTIVYGGGKAGRIFIELVRKSQTDIDLIGVIDDDPYKQGTIINGVKVLGDRNDLVRLVKVFEIKQIVLAIPSLNGSEREKILDLTNDLDIKLMEVPGIEDTILGNISSKTLKEIDIADLLGRKEVVLDQSSLNQYFTGKTVLVTGAGGSIGSEICRQVAKFSPEKLLLLGHGENSIYLINRELTGIYKGKIDIVPLIADIQDRELIFDIMATYSPDIVYHAAAHKHVPLMEYNPKEAVKNNILGTRNVAEAAKNANIGKFIMVSTDKAVNPPNVMGATKRVAEMIVTSLNEPGRTQFAAVRFGNVLGSRGSVVPLFKEQITKGGPITVTDFRMTRYFMTIPEASRLVIQAGHLAKGGEIFVLDMGEPVQILELAKKMIKLSGYKEDEIGIVEAGIRPGEKLYEELLSTEERVSEQIYEKIFVGKVEVKEREEVLNFISKLEHLDEKTLKNTLISYAKQD; encoded by the coding sequence ATGGGGATATTACAAAAAATAGGATATAGGTTGAGTCGCATCAATAGAAGTGTAAAGAGGCTGACGTTAATTATAACTGATTTATTGATGATTTTTGTCAGTGCACTTTTTACTTTTTGGATTCTTCAAGACTCAAATCAAATATTTTCACAAACACATGCTATTGTATTTTCAATTGTTAGTCTCACTTATCTCGTTATCAGTTTTCAGTCAGGGCTATTTTCTATTTTAACAAGGTACACCGATTATAAGACCTTTATTAATATATCAATATCTTTACTCTATTCGCATTTATTGTTATTTATATGTGTCAACCTATTTCCAATTGATATATTGAAATATCGTTTCCCGTTTCTTTCGTTCATTTTCTCTACCGTTTTTGTGTTTACACCTCGTATTTTATGGCGATTAATAAACGATGAAAGATTGCAGAAAAAAAATCCATCGGCTGAGTATGTCAAAACAATTGTTTATGGTGGTGGAAAAGCAGGTCGAATTTTTATCGAATTAGTTAGAAAAAGCCAAACGGACATCGATCTTATTGGAGTGATTGATGATGATCCTTATAAACAAGGTACCATCATCAATGGTGTCAAAGTATTGGGGGACAGGAACGATCTTGTTAGATTAGTAAAAGTTTTTGAGATTAAACAAATTGTATTAGCTATTCCATCTTTAAATGGTTCTGAACGAGAAAAAATTCTTGATTTAACAAACGATTTAGATATTAAGTTGATGGAAGTTCCTGGAATTGAAGACACTATCTTAGGTAATATTTCTTCCAAAACCTTAAAAGAAATAGATATTGCTGATCTTTTAGGTCGAAAAGAAGTGGTACTGGACCAATCAAGTCTGAATCAATATTTTACTGGAAAAACAGTTTTAGTGACAGGTGCTGGCGGGTCTATAGGTTCCGAAATTTGTCGACAGGTTGCTAAATTTTCTCCAGAAAAGCTATTACTCCTAGGACATGGTGAGAATTCGATTTATCTCATTAATCGTGAGTTGACAGGTATCTATAAGGGAAAAATTGACATTGTTCCATTGATTGCTGATATTCAAGATCGAGAATTAATTTTCGATATTATGGCTACTTATAGCCCTGATATCGTTTATCATGCAGCAGCTCATAAACATGTTCCTTTGATGGAGTATAATCCTAAAGAAGCTGTTAAAAATAATATTTTAGGGACTAGAAATGTTGCTGAAGCTGCTAAAAATGCAAACATTGGCAAATTTATTATGGTCTCAACTGATAAAGCAGTTAATCCACCAAATGTTATGGGGGCCACAAAACGCGTAGCAGAAATGATTGTTACAAGTTTGAATGAACCAGGAAGGACGCAATTTGCAGCTGTTCGTTTTGGTAATGTCTTAGGAAGTCGTGGTTCTGTTGTTCCACTATTTAAAGAACAGATTACTAAAGGAGGACCTATCACTGTCACAGATTTTCGGATGACACGTTACTTCATGACCATTCCTGAAGCAAGTCGCTTAGTTATTCAAGCGGGTCATTTGGCTAAAGGTGGCGAGATTTTTGTTCTTGACATGGGCGAACCTGTTCAAATTTTAGAACTTGCCAAAAAAATGATTAAGCTTAGTGGCTATAAAGAAGATGAAATTGGTATAGTGGAAGCCGGAATAAGACCTGGAGAAAAACTCTACGAGGAACTCTTATCTACAGAGGAGCGGGTCAGTGAGCAAATTTATGAGAAAATTTTTGTTGGTAAGGTAGAAGTAAAAGAAAGAGAAGAAGTACTGAATTTTATTTCGAAGTTGGAACATTTAGATGAAAAAACTTTAAAAAACACTTTGATTTCTTATGCCAAACAAGATTAG
- a CDS encoding glycosyltransferase, which translates to MDKTDKKLLIYFNSMNAFGGIERVIANLSNHLCNYYDITILVKDEPISAYQLNQRITLDSLHVPLEMDMTSRFRRILSVPVNAIKSVRALRRYFKNHTFDVIYTAFPMNGLEIYLSKKYYRNKLIASEHASYYAYNKIYRLVKQYLYPRLQAISVPTTMDTNIYQDLGYQSFYMPHLTTFAPSLTQPEDTKTIINVGRLTSDKQQLLLLQIWEKVNEKLPGHEWKLQIIGSGEEEESLKAYIQTRGLTNVEMIPHTTRIADYYKNAELFAFTSKMEGFGMVLLEAMSFGVPCLSFDCPSGPRDMISNNQNGYLVEPFDLEAYAECICQYIQLDSSSKNRYKEAAKETIINWDNDAIISSWLELISKMEKNK; encoded by the coding sequence TTGGATAAGACAGACAAAAAACTCTTAATATATTTTAACAGCATGAATGCATTTGGTGGGATTGAGAGGGTCATTGCCAATCTTTCGAATCACCTTTGTAACTACTATGACATTACGATATTAGTGAAAGATGAGCCGATTTCCGCCTATCAATTGAATCAACGTATTACTCTGGACTCTTTACATGTTCCTTTAGAGATGGATATGACGTCTCGGTTTAGACGTATCCTAAGTGTTCCGGTAAATGCTATTAAATCAGTTCGAGCATTGCGAAGATACTTCAAAAATCATACTTTTGATGTCATTTATACAGCATTTCCGATGAATGGTTTAGAGATTTACCTTTCAAAAAAATACTATCGTAATAAGTTGATAGCGTCAGAACATGCATCTTATTATGCTTACAATAAGATTTATAGACTTGTTAAGCAGTATTTATACCCACGCTTACAAGCAATTTCTGTGCCAACTACAATGGATACCAATATTTATCAAGATTTAGGGTATCAATCATTTTATATGCCACATCTGACGACATTTGCTCCCAGCCTCACTCAGCCAGAAGATACCAAAACGATTATTAATGTAGGACGTCTGACTAGTGATAAACAGCAACTCCTTTTACTTCAAATTTGGGAAAAGGTTAATGAGAAATTGCCGGGTCATGAGTGGAAATTACAGATTATTGGCAGCGGAGAAGAAGAAGAAAGCCTTAAAGCTTACATTCAAACGAGAGGCTTAACCAATGTTGAAATGATTCCTCACACGACTAGAATTGCAGATTACTATAAGAATGCAGAGCTTTTTGCTTTTACGTCAAAGATGGAAGGATTTGGTATGGTTTTACTTGAAGCAATGTCCTTCGGCGTTCCTTGCCTTTCATTTGATTGCCCTAGTGGACCACGTGATATGATTTCAAATAATCAAAATGGTTACTTAGTGGAACCCTTTGATTTGGAGGCGTATGCCGAATGCATTTGCCAATATATACAATTAGATAGTTCTTCGAAGAATCGATACAAAGAAGCGGCTAAAGAGACAATTATCAACTGGGATAATGATGCAATTATTTCCTCTTGGCTAGAATTAATTTCAAAAATGGAGAAAAATAAATGA
- a CDS encoding sugar transferase, producing MYPIIKRLMAIILSLIAIIILSPVMLLLALFIKLDSKGPVLFKQKRFGKDKKYFMIYKYRSMYTDTPADMPTHLLKDPSAMITKIGKFLRKTSLDELPQLFNILKGEMAIVGPRPALWNQYDLIEQRDKYNANDIRPGLTGWAQINGRDELEIDEKAKLDGYYVDHLNFAMDVKCFIGTFISVLKSDGVVEGGTGQNGKNK from the coding sequence GTGTATCCAATTATTAAACGTTTAATGGCTATCATTTTATCTTTGATAGCGATCATTATTTTAAGTCCAGTAATGTTGTTACTTGCACTTTTTATCAAACTTGATTCAAAAGGTCCTGTTTTGTTTAAACAAAAACGTTTCGGTAAAGATAAAAAATATTTTATGATATATAAGTACCGAAGCATGTATACTGATACTCCAGCTGATATGCCGACGCATTTGTTGAAAGATCCAAGTGCAATGATTACTAAAATTGGAAAATTCCTTAGAAAGACAAGTTTAGATGAACTTCCACAGTTATTTAATATTTTAAAGGGTGAAATGGCAATTGTAGGACCACGTCCAGCATTATGGAATCAATATGATTTGATTGAGCAACGCGATAAATACAATGCAAATGATATAAGGCCAGGACTAACTGGTTGGGCTCAAATTAATGGCCGTGATGAACTAGAAATTGATGAAAAAGCTAAGTTAGATGGTTATTATGTTGACCATTTAAATTTCGCCATGGATGTCAAATGCTTTATCGGAACTTTTATTAGTGTTTTAAAAAGTGATGGTGTAGTTGAAGGCGGCACAGGACAGAATGGGAAAAATAAATGA
- a CDS encoding CpsB/CapC family capsule biosynthesis tyrosine phosphatase yields the protein MIDIHSHIIFDVDDGPKSLEESLSLLGESYAQGVTTIVATSHRRKGMFETPEATIEKQFLLLKEEAEQVYPDLELLYGGELYYTSDLIEKLENQLVPTYNNQPFMLLEFSMSTPWQEMLQAVSTVLRLGLTPVIAHIERYNALAFNKERVIDLQNMGCYTQVNSNHVLKPKLFGDQEKLFKKRGRYFLENDLIDCIASDMHNLHSRPPFMAEAYQVVADKKGTAIAQKLFYDNPKIIIGH from the coding sequence GTGATTGATATACACTCACATATTATCTTTGACGTCGATGATGGTCCGAAAAGTCTTGAAGAGAGCCTATCACTGCTTGGTGAGAGTTATGCTCAAGGTGTTACTACAATTGTCGCAACCTCTCATCGTCGAAAAGGCATGTTTGAAACACCGGAGGCTACTATCGAAAAGCAGTTCTTACTTTTAAAAGAAGAAGCTGAACAAGTTTATCCTGACTTAGAACTTTTGTATGGTGGAGAATTGTACTATACTAGCGATTTAATTGAAAAATTGGAAAATCAGTTAGTGCCTACTTACAATAACCAACCATTCATGTTATTAGAATTTAGTATGTCAACACCATGGCAAGAAATGCTTCAAGCAGTATCAACAGTTTTAAGATTAGGATTGACGCCAGTAATCGCTCATATTGAACGTTATAATGCCTTAGCCTTTAATAAAGAGAGAGTGATTGATTTACAAAACATGGGCTGCTATACGCAAGTTAACAGTAATCATGTCCTCAAGCCTAAACTATTCGGTGATCAGGAAAAACTCTTTAAAAAAAGAGGACGCTATTTCCTTGAGAATGACCTGATTGATTGTATTGCTAGTGACATGCATAATCTACATAGTAGGCCACCTTTCATGGCAGAAGCTTACCAAGTTGTTGCGGATAAAAAAGGTACTGCTATAGCCCAAAAACTATTTTATGACAACCCAAAAATAATAATTGGTCACTAA
- a CDS encoding Wzz/FepE/Etk N-terminal domain-containing protein, with product MQNSTLEIDVLQLLKKLWNRKFLILLVALIGATIGLLVSVFVITPEYKSTTRLYVVNQSSGAENLTVQDIQAGGYLVNDYKEIIGSQDVLSQVIEREGLTISPSELAGKMSVDIPTETRVISINVMDENATKASDLANALREVASEKIKEVTNVQDVTTIEAAKPAKSPATPNTKRNLLLGFAVGLMLSTIAILLIEVLDDRVKSPEDIEDQLKMTLLGIVPDSKRL from the coding sequence ATGCAAAATTCAACTTTAGAAATTGATGTTTTACAATTATTGAAAAAATTATGGAATCGTAAGTTCTTGATTTTACTGGTTGCTTTAATCGGAGCAACTATTGGATTATTGGTCAGTGTCTTTGTCATTACACCTGAGTATAAATCAACGACACGCCTTTATGTTGTTAACCAATCTTCAGGTGCTGAAAATCTAACAGTTCAAGATATTCAAGCTGGAGGTTATCTTGTCAATGACTACAAGGAAATCATTGGTTCACAAGATGTCTTGAGTCAAGTGATTGAAAGAGAAGGGTTGACCATTTCTCCGTCAGAACTAGCTGGAAAAATGTCTGTAGATATTCCTACAGAGACACGTGTCATTTCCATTAACGTTATGGATGAGAACGCTACTAAAGCTAGTGACTTGGCAAATGCTTTACGTGAAGTAGCTTCAGAAAAAATCAAAGAAGTGACGAATGTCCAAGACGTGACGACCATTGAGGCTGCAAAGCCTGCTAAATCACCTGCAACACCAAATACAAAACGTAATCTTTTGCTGGGATTTGCTGTTGGTTTAATGCTAAGTACTATAGCTATTTTACTCATCGAAGTTTTAGATGATCGAGTTAAGAGTCCAGAAGATATTGAAGATCAGTTAAAAATGACATTGCTTGGTATTGTACCAGATTCGAAACGTTTATAA